One genomic segment of Hevea brasiliensis isolate MT/VB/25A 57/8 chromosome 3, ASM3005281v1, whole genome shotgun sequence includes these proteins:
- the LOC110647976 gene encoding protein trichome birefringence-like 8 — translation MDPRQPSDQKHHLFSFPIIIKRELRYAIFFLVILISSIFVLELITTPHQFSRFSFLSQILLNNEKSSKGACDYSYGRWVRDQSYYKIQSYDETCPFLDPGFRCRRCGRKDAEYLNWRWKPDGCEIPRFNASDLLERSRNGRIVFAGDSIGRNQWESFLCILSQGVPNKSTIYEEHGKPITKHKGFLSMRFSEYNLTVEYYRVPFLVVVGRPPLDSPTYIKMTVKVDQLHWFSRKWVGADILVFSGGHWWNEYKTLKMGCYFEDGGNVNTSMSVMEAFQRSLQTWKSWAIQNLDPERSHIFFRSFSPVHYRNGTWNTAGRCDVDIQPEAENLEPEPVNNQLISDIIKQMELEYRNSKVQYLNITYLTQFRFDGHPSVHREPGTPVPAPQDCSHWCLPGIPDVWNEILYAHLLSLGFRTK, via the exons ATGGATCCTCGTCAACCCTCAGACCAAAAGCACCACCTATTTTCTTTCCCTATTATAATCAAAAGAGAACTTAGGTATGCAATATTTTTTCTCGTCATCCTAATCTCTTCAATCTTTGTCTTAGAACTCATAACCACTCCCCATCAATTTTCTCGTTTTAGTTTCTTGTCACAAATCCTATTAAACAATGAAAAATCATCAAAGGGAGCCTGTGATTACTCTTATGGAAGATGGGTTCGAGATCAAAGTTATTATAAGATTCAATCCTACGATGAAACTTGCCCGTTTCTCGATCCAGGCTTTCGGTGTCGTCGGTGTGGAAGGAAAGATGCAGAGTATCTGAACTGGAGATGGAAGCCCGATGGCTGTGAAATACCAAG ATTTAATGCAAGCGACCTTCTGGAGAGGAGCAGGAATGGAAGGATAGTGTTTGCTGGAGACTCTATTGGAAGAAATCAATGGGAGTCCTTCCTATGCATTCTAAGTCAAGGAGTTCCCAACAAGTCGACAATATATGAAGAACATGGAAAACCCATAACTAAACATAAAGGTTTTCTCTCTATGCGTTTCAGTGAATACAACCTCACAGTTGAATACTACAGGGTACCCTTCCTCGTAGTCGTTGGTCGCCCTCCACTTGATTCTCCTACTTACATCAAGATGACTGTTAAGGTCGATCAATTGCACTGGTTCTCCAGAAAATGGGTCGGAGCTGATATTCTTGTTTTCAGTGGAGGCCATTGGTGGAATGAATATAAAACTCTCAAAAT GGGCTGCTATTTTGAGGATGGAGGAAACGTAAATACTTCGATGAGTGTGATGGAAGCATTTCAGAGATCTCTACAAACATGGAAGTCATGGGCAATACAGAATTTAGATCCTGAAAGAAGCCACATTTTCTTTCGTAGCTTCTCTCCAGTACATTACAG GAATGGCACGTGGAATACTGCGGGTCGATGTGATGTGGATATCCAACCAGAGGCAGAGAATCTGGAACCTGAGCCAGTGAATAATCAATTGATTTCTGATATAATCAAACAAATGGAATTAGAATACAGAAATAGCAAGGTTCAGTACTTAAACATCACATATCTGACACAGTTCAGGTTTGATGGGCACCCTTCAGTCCATCGCGAGCCAGGCACTCCAGTTCCTGCTCCACAAGACTGCAGCCACTGGTGCTTGCCCGGGATACCAGATGTATGGAATGAAATCCTATATGCTCATTTACTGTCCCTGGGATTCAGAACCAAGTGA